The Flavobacteriales bacterium DNA segment TGGTGCAGCACACGCTCCAACGCCTCCTTGCCCTTGTTGCCGCTACTGCTGTAGGCAAGTTCCTTCACGCCCATCCACTTGGCCATCATGTGCACGGGTTTCATGAACAACATGGGGTGTTGCAACCATATCTGAGGGTTCCGTATCCGCAGATTCACCGCAAAATGAATGGGCAGGTTCTCGTGCCAGAAGGCGTAGATGTGATTCGGACTTGACGCGAGATTCTCCCTGCCCACGTATTCCACGCGCTGCGTCAAACGGCTCAGAACGGTCATCAATAGCGACAATCCGCCCACCACAAGGCCATACAGCCAATTGAGCTGTTTGATGGGAAATGGGGCGTTTTGGACGGTGTACCTCATTGCCGGAATGAATTAATCAAAATATTGCTTGAATTTAGCTGATGAATGACAAAAGCGTGTTTCTATCTTCGCCAACATGACAAAAAAGGAACGCTTCGAAAAGGTCATCGCGTACTTTCAAGAGCACATGCCAACGGCCGAAACCGAATTGCATTACACCAATCCTTACGAACTATTGGTGGCGGTAATTCTCTCTGCTCAATGCACCGACAAGCGGGTGAATATGGTCACACCTCCATTCTTCGAGCGGTTCCCAGAGGCGGAAACCTTGGCCGCTGCTTCTTCGGATGAGGTCTTTCAGTATATCCGCAGCATCAGCTACCCGAACAACAAGGCCAAACATCTGGTAGGCATGGCCAAGATGCTGGTGGAGGATTTTAAGAACGTGGTGCCATCAGATGTGAAGGAACTTCAGAAAATGCCAGGCGTGGGAC contains these protein-coding regions:
- a CDS encoding DUF374 domain-containing protein; translation: MRYTVQNAPFPIKQLNWLYGLVVGGLSLLMTVLSRLTQRVEYVGRENLASSPNHIYAFWHENLPIHFAVNLRIRNPQIWLQHPMLFMKPVHMMAKWMGVKELAYSSSGNKGKEALERVLHQLRNGYSTMINPDGPAGPPKQLKPGVLIMAQQTDVPIIPITMDASPKWVLGTWDRKKMPLPFSRIRIEYHRPIYIGDGFGDSDIQNLETILSLP
- the nth gene encoding endonuclease III yields the protein MTKKERFEKVIAYFQEHMPTAETELHYTNPYELLVAVILSAQCTDKRVNMVTPPFFERFPEAETLAAASSDEVFQYIRSISYPNNKAKHLVGMAKMLVEDFKNVVPSDVKELQKMPGVGRKTANVIASVVYDKPAMAVDTHVFRVSERLGLTTNAKTPLATEKQLVKYIPKELIATAHHWLILHGRYVCLARSPKCEKCGLKDFCKYYQKNFG